In one window of Pseudomonadota bacterium DNA:
- a CDS encoding OB-fold domain-containing protein → MVGITSYGSYVPLWRMGGKAMGMRTERAIACFDEDSLTMAVAAGENCLKGSDRASIEKVFFASTTFPYKEKQAATVIAAACDLPQGIGTVDIANSLKGGTSALLSAFDAVAAKSVKKALVVAADTRIGLPMEQHERIFGDGAAAFVIGDTDVAAEIEASYSVSCDILDIWRTQDDKFVRFWEARFGLTEGYNKIAPQAVAGLLKKTNLQPSDFTKIVFYTPDPKSSAKLAKKLGFDPATQLQNPMLDVLGNTGTSFALIQLAAALDEAKPGDRILVLGYGDGADAIALKVTDQIDKIRNKNGVKAHLESKKMIPAYTTYLIWRGLLNPEHEKIYYSNYQENTAVPALYRERSRIMRLCGSKCKPCGVVQFPPERVCVKCGSVDQYDEVKLSDKKATVYTYSMDFMSMVDQPCVLPVVDFEGGGRAEVYMTDKDVKEVKVGMEVEMTFRKIFFDEGIYHYYWKAMPVRFL, encoded by the coding sequence ATGGTAGGGATAACGTCTTACGGGAGCTACGTCCCCCTTTGGAGAATGGGCGGTAAGGCAATGGGCATGAGAACTGAAAGAGCCATTGCCTGTTTCGACGAGGACAGTTTAACGATGGCAGTAGCGGCCGGGGAAAATTGTCTGAAAGGCTCCGACAGAGCCTCAATTGAAAAAGTCTTTTTTGCCTCAACAACCTTTCCTTACAAGGAAAAACAAGCTGCGACCGTTATAGCTGCTGCCTGTGATCTTCCGCAAGGAATTGGTACTGTCGATATTGCAAATTCCCTGAAAGGGGGAACATCAGCACTTTTGTCAGCGTTTGACGCTGTTGCTGCAAAAAGTGTGAAAAAAGCTTTGGTTGTTGCAGCCGATACTCGGATAGGGCTTCCTATGGAGCAACATGAGCGCATATTTGGTGATGGAGCGGCAGCGTTTGTAATAGGTGACACTGATGTGGCTGCCGAAATAGAGGCGAGCTATTCGGTTTCATGCGATATACTTGATATATGGCGTACCCAGGATGATAAATTTGTTCGATTCTGGGAAGCTCGTTTCGGTCTAACAGAGGGCTATAATAAAATTGCCCCTCAGGCAGTTGCTGGTCTTCTGAAAAAAACTAATCTTCAACCTTCCGATTTTACAAAAATAGTATTTTATACACCGGATCCTAAAAGCTCGGCAAAGCTGGCAAAAAAACTCGGTTTTGACCCTGCTACCCAGCTTCAGAATCCAATGCTTGACGTTCTTGGTAATACAGGAACATCTTTTGCTCTTATTCAGCTTGCAGCAGCGCTTGATGAAGCTAAGCCCGGAGACAGGATACTTGTTCTTGGTTATGGAGACGGGGCTGATGCCATAGCACTTAAGGTAACCGATCAGATTGATAAAATAAGAAATAAAAATGGTGTAAAAGCACATCTTGAATCCAAAAAGATGATTCCTGCATACACCACTTATCTTATATGGCGCGGGCTTCTCAACCCTGAACATGAGAAGATTTATTACTCAAATTACCAGGAAAACACTGCTGTTCCTGCATTGTACCGTGAACGCAGCAGGATTATGAGGCTTTGCGGAAGCAAATGTAAGCCATGTGGGGTTGTTCAGTTTCCTCCCGAGCGGGTCTGCGTAAAGTGTGGTTCCGTGGATCAATATGATGAAGTAAAATTATCCGATAAAAAGGCCACAGTATATACTTATTCGATGGATTTTATGAGTATGGTTGATCAACCGTGCGTTTTGCCAGTTGTCGATTTTGAAGGCGGCGGCAGAGCGGAAGTATATATGACGGATAAAGATGTTAAAGAAGTCAAGGTGGGGATGGAAGTTGAGATGACCTTCCGGAAGATATTCTTTGATGAGGGGATTTATCACTATTATTGGAAAGCCATGCCTGTGCGGTTTTTGTAA
- a CDS encoding acetyl-CoA acetyltransferase, which translates to MEGIKDKVAIIGMGCTKFGELWDKSPDDLVLESCMEAIEDAGIDKKEIQAGWLGTVTTGNSGTILTRPLKLDYVPVTRVENVCCSGTEAIRNAAYGVASGAYDIVLACGLEKLKDHNSGFNWARMPPDYSRVDVRTAPAQFFAKLATRYFHHHGLSLEEGKTLLARIAVKNHHNGTMSPNAHLRNEITIETVLKSPMIAYPLSLYDACGISDGGSAAILTTPEIAKSLKKDYILIKGFGVSSGSGQPFLSTDYDFLHMEENLRAAAAAYKEAGIKDPHEEIDIAEVHDCFTIHELFIYEDLGLSHKGEGKKDVEEGRFALDGALPVNTDGGLKCFGHPLGASGIRMVYELYNQLLEKAGPRQVKNARIALSHNLGGVPGSNCAVAIFGRNN; encoded by the coding sequence ATGGAAGGAATCAAAGATAAAGTCGCTATTATAGGTATGGGCTGCACCAAGTTTGGGGAGCTTTGGGACAAGAGCCCGGACGACCTGGTGCTTGAATCCTGTATGGAAGCGATTGAAGATGCCGGAATCGATAAAAAGGAAATACAGGCAGGTTGGCTCGGAACAGTGACTACGGGAAATTCAGGGACTATACTTACCCGTCCTTTGAAATTGGACTATGTGCCTGTTACCCGCGTGGAGAATGTTTGTTGCAGTGGAACCGAAGCCATAAGAAATGCTGCTTACGGAGTTGCATCAGGAGCATATGATATTGTTTTAGCATGCGGTTTGGAGAAATTAAAGGACCATAATTCAGGCTTTAACTGGGCTCGTATGCCTCCTGATTACAGCAGGGTAGATGTAAGGACAGCGCCAGCACAGTTCTTTGCCAAATTAGCCACAAGATATTTTCATCATCATGGGCTCAGCCTGGAGGAAGGTAAAACACTGCTCGCCAGAATAGCGGTTAAGAATCATCACAACGGAACGATGAGTCCAAATGCTCATCTTAGAAACGAAATAACCATTGAGACAGTATTAAAGTCCCCTATGATAGCATATCCGTTGAGTCTATATGATGCCTGCGGCATAAGCGATGGTGGATCTGCTGCTATCCTTACAACACCTGAGATAGCAAAGAGTCTCAAAAAAGATTATATATTAATAAAAGGGTTTGGGGTAAGCAGCGGCAGCGGTCAACCGTTTCTTTCAACTGATTATGACTTCTTGCACATGGAAGAAAATCTCAGAGCAGCTGCGGCCGCATATAAAGAAGCAGGCATAAAAGATCCCCATGAAGAGATAGATATTGCTGAAGTACATGATTGTTTTACTATTCATGAGCTATTTATTTATGAAGACCTTGGGTTAAGCCATAAGGGAGAAGGAAAAAAAGATGTTGAGGAAGGCCGTTTTGCATTAGATGGGGCTTTGCCTGTAAATACCGATGGCGGTCTCAAATGCTTCGGGCATCCTCTTGGGGCAAGCGGTATAAGAATGGTTTATGAGTTATACAATCAGCTTCTGGAGAAGGCCGGCCCGCGTCAGGTAAAAAATGCCAGAATAGCATTAAGCCATAATTTGGGGGGCGTACCCGGATCAAATTGCGCTGTGGCTATTTTTGGTCGTAACAATTGA
- a CDS encoding MMPL family transporter: protein MVEEKQDNIWKKLIQFQLRYKFPILAAVVLITAFFIYQIAFRVTITTDFFELYPPKHPYIQLYKEYRSMFGTANVMSMVLEVKDGDIYNPKTIKKIDHITKQILSVKGVDPLQVMSLTHPRLKNFGVGSNAISIGSIVKVLPESPEDLRAIKEKIYSNEGIRGVYVTMDDKATLINAGFWEEGLDLKNLYNEMQRIKSESEDANHKLYITGYPMLYAWIASFTPKLYLIFIFTGLILMTMLIYYFRTIIGVVIPIISGLLSAIWGLGFAGVMGYNIDPLILVIPMLLSARAISHSVQCLERYHEDYLLYGDKETAIIKSYAYLYKPAIVSIVTDGLGVLTIVVCTIPLMQKLGIIGSFWIISIYISVVLLNPILVTFFPSPKTNVKSQQPVLENGNNSDGVRQAGGSRSGDAAYLVACKFCTSFSVSWKKWASVIFMLVVIVVGGIIATIHIKVGDTSAGKAILYDDHPYNVAAKKVNTQFIGANQMVVVAEGKKKGAIASAKAMKTLEDMGVYAVSNVPTAGGALTIADMTKMVFKVFHDGYPKWLLLPEDPNHIEQVFRLVGGSSTGGEMDKYISRDYTNATVIIFFRDYNNKSIKNTISILNKYITEHPVEQVNFRLAGGILGILAAVNEEVEYSYWVSMIAIFLLTFILCSLTYRSFTAALILILPLACSQVLCDWFMLAMNIDLNISSLPVAAVGVGVGVDYGLYILSRLAEEYRWQGDYEAALFTAINTTGKAVIFTATSLIGGIVLWIFSDMKFQSEMGMLLCFLMFFNMLGALIFIPAMVAVIGPERTIKKYKVD from the coding sequence ATGGTAGAAGAGAAACAAGACAATATATGGAAAAAACTTATTCAATTTCAACTCAGGTACAAGTTTCCGATTTTAGCTGCTGTTGTGCTTATAACAGCTTTTTTTATTTATCAGATTGCCTTTAGAGTCACAATAACAACAGACTTTTTTGAGCTTTACCCGCCAAAACATCCTTATATTCAACTTTATAAAGAATACCGCAGCATGTTCGGAACTGCAAATGTAATGAGCATGGTTTTAGAGGTAAAAGACGGGGATATTTATAATCCAAAAACAATTAAAAAAATTGACCACATAACCAAACAAATTCTTTCAGTAAAAGGGGTGGATCCCTTGCAGGTCATGTCTCTGACCCATCCAAGATTAAAAAACTTTGGTGTGGGCAGTAATGCTATTTCTATTGGATCTATAGTGAAGGTTTTGCCTGAAAGTCCGGAAGATTTAAGAGCCATTAAAGAAAAGATTTACAGCAATGAGGGAATCCGTGGCGTGTATGTTACCATGGATGATAAGGCTACATTGATTAACGCCGGGTTTTGGGAAGAAGGCCTTGATCTTAAGAATCTTTACAATGAAATGCAAAGAATAAAAAGCGAATCTGAAGATGCCAACCACAAGCTTTATATTACAGGCTATCCCATGCTTTATGCCTGGATAGCAAGCTTTACTCCCAAGCTATATTTGATCTTCATTTTTACAGGCTTGATTCTGATGACAATGCTTATATATTATTTCAGAACCATAATAGGTGTAGTGATACCCATTATATCCGGTTTGTTAAGCGCTATATGGGGGCTGGGTTTTGCCGGTGTGATGGGATATAATATTGATCCGCTTATATTGGTTATTCCCATGCTGCTTTCCGCAAGAGCTATAAGCCATTCCGTACAGTGCCTGGAACGTTATCATGAGGATTATTTACTTTATGGCGACAAGGAAACAGCTATAATTAAGTCTTATGCCTATCTGTATAAACCTGCAATCGTATCTATCGTTACTGACGGTTTAGGAGTTCTCACCATTGTCGTATGCACCATACCTCTTATGCAAAAGCTTGGTATTATCGGAAGTTTTTGGATTATAAGTATTTATATAAGTGTTGTCCTTCTTAATCCCATACTGGTTACTTTCTTTCCCTCTCCGAAAACAAATGTGAAATCTCAACAGCCCGTGCTTGAGAATGGTAATAATTCTGATGGTGTCCGGCAAGCCGGTGGAAGCCGATCCGGAGATGCGGCATATCTCGTAGCCTGTAAGTTTTGTACCTCTTTTTCCGTTTCCTGGAAAAAATGGGCCAGTGTAATTTTTATGCTGGTGGTCATCGTTGTCGGAGGAATCATAGCAACTATTCACATTAAAGTAGGAGATACAAGCGCCGGAAAAGCTATTTTGTATGACGATCATCCGTACAATGTTGCGGCAAAGAAAGTAAATACTCAGTTTATTGGCGCAAACCAAATGGTAGTCGTTGCCGAAGGCAAGAAAAAAGGAGCAATTGCAAGTGCCAAAGCTATGAAAACACTTGAAGATATGGGAGTTTATGCCGTTTCAAACGTACCCACAGCCGGTGGGGCTCTTACGATTGCCGATATGACTAAAATGGTTTTCAAGGTGTTTCATGACGGCTACCCGAAGTGGTTGCTTTTGCCGGAAGATCCTAACCATATCGAACAGGTTTTCCGACTTGTGGGCGGTTCATCAACTGGCGGAGAAATGGATAAATACATATCAAGAGATTATACCAACGCCACAGTAATTATCTTCTTTCGTGATTATAACAACAAAAGTATAAAGAATACAATTTCCATTCTTAACAAGTATATTACTGAACATCCGGTGGAACAGGTCAACTTCCGGTTAGCCGGCGGCATTTTAGGCATTCTTGCAGCAGTGAATGAAGAGGTTGAGTATTCATATTGGGTAAGCATGATTGCTATTTTTTTACTGACTTTTATTCTTTGCAGTTTGACTTACAGATCATTTACCGCTGCATTGATTCTTATTCTGCCTTTAGCCTGTTCCCAGGTTTTATGCGACTGGTTTATGCTTGCAATGAATATTGACCTTAATATCAGTTCATTGCCCGTAGCCGCTGTAGGAGTAGGTGTTGGAGTCGATTATGGCCTCTACATTCTAAGCAGGCTTGCGGAGGAATACCGCTGGCAGGGAGACTATGAGGCAGCTCTTTTCACAGCTATTAATACCACCGGAAAAGCTGTTATTTTTACAGCAACCTCTCTTATCGGAGGAATAGTCCTCTGGATTTTTTCGGATATGAAATTTCAATCCGAGATGGGAATGCTGCTATGCTTTCTCATGTTTTTCAACATGCTTGGTGCTCTAATCTTTATACCAGCTATGGTTGCAGTTATAGGCCCGGAGAGAACCATAAAAAAATATAAAGTCGATTAA